TTATCAGCAAATATCAGTCCGGCCAAGTACAGCAAAATAGAAATTATCCCCGACGCAAGAACAATAACGCCGTAATGTGAAATATTTTCGAGTCCTTCATTAAATACAGCGCAAATAATAATCTGCCATATATACCAGACAGGAATAATTGCAATTAACGCGCTCACCCCCGCAAGAATCCACGAGACAAACGCAAAAATTTTATATTTTCCCGCAAAATCAAGAAGCCCGCCGAGATTCAAAATTTATCACTCCTAATTTAATTAATTTACTCCTGATTATATAATATTGCCTGAATTTATCATGACTTATTAGTGAAGGGAGAAATTTTTTATGCAGTGCCCTAATTGCGGAGCAGCCTACAACCCTGCAAAATATAAATGCGAATATTGCGGAAGTTTTGTATTTATGAACGAGGACAAACAATTTAACGTGCCTGAAAGCGTCATACAAGAAATTTCATCTAGCAGCAATACACCGGGAATTTATGTATACGGCTCTTTACTAGGCAAAGGCGAAATACCGTTAAGACTCGGACTCGCAAATTATTACACGAGCAAATTCATAGGAGTCGGCGGAAAATTATTCTTGACCAAGACAAATTTATATTTCTCGTCGCACAAAGTTTTTCAGAATAAAGTCGACCTGCAAATTAATTTACTCGACATTAAGAAAGTTGAGCAGGGATTAAATTTATTAATCAGCCAGCATATTTTAATTCACACGAACGAAAAGACTCATAGATTCGTAGTTTACGGCGGTAAAGAATGGCTTAACATGATAGAGTCAGCTATAAAAGATTTCACGCCCTCATCAAGCGA
This DNA window, taken from Synergistaceae bacterium, encodes the following:
- a CDS encoding SHOCT domain-containing protein, with amino-acid sequence MQCPNCGAAYNPAKYKCEYCGSFVFMNEDKQFNVPESVIQEISSSSNTPGIYVYGSLLGKGEIPLRLGLANYYTSKFIGVGGKLFLTKTNLYFSSHKVFQNKVDLQINLLDIKKVEQGLNLLISQHILIHTNEKTHRFVVYGGKEWLNMIESAIKDFTPSSSDKDYTAELVRLKQLLDKGIITDEEFAIKKRMLLGI